From a single Campylobacter concisus genomic region:
- a CDS encoding dynamin family protein translates to MDEFLNHAWHLNKIYANTDASVPFYPDLLALLLSCDEKNLDEFMALAEFRTILKKLGVGLDIFSIQSAQLATLKALNEAKISSDEFVTYLQKLRDEKIIGHEKFDFLIKFINKNSNQNKAENSNVKPKDHFHKSLDFLNEINEKASMLGEDKEFLLALKNAKKRSNETLFNIAVSGVINSGKSTLLNALLNKSILGTSNVPETINLTILKHASNSHAKVNFYSPDELEKLGLSSENLPASSVEISLDEIKNYTSSSSKTANLVKSVELYDDLELLRDNVCIIDTPGIDDAIVLREQITTNFMKECDLLAHLMNASQSATQKDALFLKKCLENSHIVRVAIVLTHADELDAKDINETLNYVKKAIGEQINDIKIDYFALSAKAYLDGALNSGVQEFKEYLYDVLFGKDSKKSALILSSYQKELQNILKTKLEATKAEILELKAFGLELEALQNEQANIKNSLNENFTKLEKLLEGELKKLDDKNAKDIYKMGLEALLQNLNEKLKSEIAYCKSKRENLNLKRLTQIAKTTLCDGIAALMREARNETLVQTKSCEQNIALSFDGFKVSENKIFSINDFLKQMGVELDFSELLDELKAKILSKNEPDEALLGLRENLLNNKSISQFCEMLAEHEKKLLKERVKAYEMSQKEALSQRLLVLNKKLNELNLQNQSSISKLKQKTSLQDEICSLLEDIKNV, encoded by the coding sequence ATGGACGAGTTTTTAAATCACGCTTGGCATTTAAATAAAATTTATGCCAACACTGATGCAAGCGTACCTTTTTACCCAGATCTACTGGCGCTTCTTTTATCTTGTGATGAGAAAAATTTAGATGAGTTTATGGCTCTTGCTGAGTTTAGAACTATCTTAAAAAAGCTAGGTGTTGGACTTGATATCTTTAGCATACAAAGTGCTCAGCTAGCCACACTAAAAGCACTAAATGAAGCAAAAATTTCAAGCGATGAATTCGTAACCTACTTACAAAAGCTACGTGATGAAAAGATAATTGGCCATGAAAAATTTGATTTTTTAATAAAATTTATAAACAAAAACTCAAATCAAAATAAAGCTGAAAATTCTAATGTAAAGCCAAAAGATCACTTTCACAAGAGCTTGGATTTTCTAAATGAGATAAATGAAAAAGCAAGCATGCTTGGTGAAGATAAAGAATTTTTACTAGCTTTGAAAAATGCCAAGAAAAGATCAAACGAAACGCTTTTTAACATCGCAGTAAGTGGCGTCATAAACTCTGGCAAATCAACCCTTTTAAATGCACTTTTAAACAAATCCATCCTTGGCACTTCAAATGTGCCTGAGACCATAAATTTAACCATCTTAAAGCACGCATCAAATAGCCATGCAAAGGTAAATTTTTATAGCCCAGACGAGCTAGAAAAGCTTGGACTTTCAAGCGAAAATTTACCAGCCAGTAGCGTAGAGATCAGCCTAGATGAGATCAAAAACTATACATCTTCGAGCTCAAAAACGGCAAATCTCGTAAAAAGCGTTGAGCTTTATGATGACTTGGAGCTTTTAAGAGATAATGTCTGCATTATAGACACTCCGGGCATAGACGATGCGATCGTTTTAAGAGAGCAAATAACTACAAATTTTATGAAAGAGTGCGACCTTTTGGCTCATCTCATGAATGCCTCACAAAGTGCAACGCAAAAAGACGCACTATTTTTGAAAAAATGCCTTGAAAACTCACACATCGTAAGAGTTGCTATCGTGCTAACTCACGCTGACGAGTTAGACGCAAAGGATATTAATGAAACGCTTAACTACGTAAAAAAGGCGATCGGTGAGCAGATAAATGACATCAAGATAGATTATTTTGCCCTTAGTGCAAAAGCTTATCTTGATGGCGCTTTAAATAGTGGCGTGCAGGAGTTTAAAGAGTATCTTTACGATGTGCTTTTTGGCAAAGACTCTAAAAAATCAGCTCTCATTTTAAGCTCATATCAAAAAGAATTACAAAATATTTTAAAAACAAAACTCGAAGCCACAAAGGCTGAAATTTTGGAGCTTAAGGCATTTGGTTTAGAGCTAGAAGCTTTGCAAAACGAGCAAGCAAATATCAAAAATTCTCTTAATGAAAATTTCACAAAACTTGAAAAGCTTTTAGAAGGCGAGCTAAAAAAACTCGATGATAAAAATGCAAAAGATATCTATAAAATGGGGCTTGAAGCACTACTACAAAATTTAAATGAAAAGCTTAAAAGCGAGATCGCTTACTGTAAAAGCAAAAGAGAAAATTTAAATCTAAAACGTCTTACACAAATAGCAAAAACTACACTTTGCGACGGAATTGCGGCACTTATGAGAGAGGCTAGAAATGAAACTTTAGTGCAAACAAAGTCATGCGAGCAAAATATTGCTTTAAGCTTTGATGGCTTTAAGGTGAGTGAAAATAAAATTTTTAGTATAAATGACTTTTTAAAGCAAATGGGCGTAGAGCTTGATTTTAGCGAGCTTTTAGATGAGCTTAAAGCTAAAATTTTAAGCAAAAATGAGCCAGATGAGGCGCTTTTGGGTTTAAGAGAGAATTTACTTAACAATAAAAGCATATCGCAGTTTTGTGAGATGCTAGCAGAACACGAAAAAAAGCTGCTAAAAGAGCGAGTAAAGGCTTATGAAATGAGCCAAAAAGAGGCTTTAAGCCAAAGACTTTTGGTGCTCAATAAAAAACTTAATGAGCTAAATTTACAAAATCAAAGCTCAATTTCAAAGCTTAAACAAAAGACCTCCTTGCAAGATGAAATTTGCTCACTTTTAGAGGATATTAAAAATGTTTAA
- a CDS encoding molybdopterin-dependent oxidoreductase gives MKRRNFLRLSALGAASLQAKELGSAEQALFDKKSGLSANKFGPFYVRTIAGRVVETVPFEGDAYPNELNNAVIDYIQNESRVKYPFVRKSFLANPNNPKPELRGKEEFVRVSWDEAIKLSAKILKENFDKYGAEAIYGQVYQWGSLGKVGHSQKTAKRLLNVLGGYVNELGGYSYGAATVIMPHVTGFVDPALAPTKWEAILKNAKTIVFWGTNPVVSNKIAIGVPLHNSYKYYDEIRKKGASGEMKIYSVDVYHNDSAKYFDSKYLEVVPCTDTAMMIGMCNYLYEKGLYSKEFIEKYTVGFDKFKEYMLGKTDGVNKNLAWASKICGVSEQDLAKFSEDLAKNDSVIISGYAIQRQDHGEMAYWALVTLNAMLGHIGKEGCGFVTNDGMHKNADESFIAPKLAAFETKVPQKFIDSGLVPKTKGYEMPNSRLIDALLKPGKEITRNGKSYKLPKIRVMFNANGSTFTRHPDANRAIKAMRNVNAIITCEPFWTSTAKFSDIVLPAALEYERTDIEMANSTSEYLFAMKPLVKPFGESKSDFEIARLITKEWGREEAFSEGKSELEWVKEIYEDAVKKAAELGYESMPSFEEFWEKGYFRFDKIDEKKRYFTNYKKFRDDPVANPLKTPSGKIEIYSETVAGFGYDDCPPHAAWLEPFEWLGAKNKKYPIAISGAHSKFRLHSQLNNSVLRNFNEIAEREPVLINPKTAEARGIKMGDVVRVFNDRGEILCGAFVTEDVPQNVVIVSEGAWYDPEKPGEKSLCLHGNLNVLTKDVPSSKMSQSNTAHTSLVNVEKFKGVPKRVTAFDAPKIGVMHT, from the coding sequence AAATAACGCAGTCATTGACTACATCCAAAACGAGAGCAGAGTAAAATATCCATTTGTTAGAAAGAGCTTTTTAGCCAATCCAAACAACCCAAAGCCAGAGCTTCGTGGTAAAGAGGAATTTGTGCGTGTGAGCTGGGACGAGGCTATAAAGCTAAGTGCAAAAATTTTAAAAGAAAATTTTGATAAATACGGCGCTGAAGCGATCTATGGGCAGGTTTATCAGTGGGGTAGCCTTGGCAAAGTTGGTCACAGCCAAAAGACCGCAAAAAGGCTACTTAACGTGCTTGGCGGCTACGTAAATGAGCTAGGTGGCTACTCCTACGGCGCAGCGACTGTCATCATGCCTCACGTCACTGGCTTTGTCGATCCTGCGCTAGCGCCAACAAAGTGGGAGGCGATCTTAAAAAATGCCAAAACGATCGTATTTTGGGGCACAAACCCAGTAGTTTCAAACAAGATCGCCATTGGCGTGCCGCTTCACAACTCATATAAATACTATGATGAGATCAGAAAAAAAGGCGCGAGTGGCGAGATGAAAATTTATAGCGTCGATGTTTATCACAACGATAGCGCAAAGTACTTTGACTCAAAATACCTTGAAGTCGTGCCTTGCACCGATACGGCGATGATGATAGGTATGTGTAACTACCTTTATGAAAAAGGGCTTTACAGCAAAGAATTTATAGAAAAATACACAGTTGGCTTTGATAAATTTAAAGAGTATATGCTTGGCAAAACTGATGGGGTAAATAAAAATTTAGCTTGGGCAAGCAAAATTTGTGGTGTGAGCGAGCAGGATCTTGCTAAATTTAGCGAAGATCTAGCTAAAAATGATTCAGTGATAATTAGTGGCTACGCCATACAAAGACAAGATCACGGCGAGATGGCCTACTGGGCGCTAGTGACGCTAAATGCGATGCTTGGCCACATCGGCAAAGAGGGTTGTGGCTTTGTCACAAATGATGGCATGCACAAAAACGCTGATGAGAGCTTCATAGCACCTAAACTAGCAGCTTTTGAGACGAAGGTACCTCAAAAATTTATTGATAGCGGGCTGGTGCCAAAGACAAAGGGCTACGAAATGCCAAACTCAAGGCTAATAGATGCACTTCTTAAGCCAGGCAAAGAGATAACAAGAAATGGCAAGAGCTATAAACTGCCAAAGATCAGAGTGATGTTTAACGCAAATGGCTCGACTTTCACAAGGCATCCTGACGCAAATAGAGCGATAAAAGCTATGCGAAACGTTAATGCTATCATCACTTGCGAGCCGTTTTGGACAAGTACAGCTAAATTTAGCGACATCGTCTTGCCAGCTGCGCTTGAATACGAGCGAACAGACATCGAAATGGCAAACTCAACGAGCGAGTATCTATTTGCGATGAAGCCACTTGTTAAACCATTTGGCGAGAGCAAAAGTGACTTCGAGATCGCAAGGCTGATCACCAAAGAGTGGGGCAGAGAAGAGGCATTTAGTGAGGGTAAAAGCGAACTAGAGTGGGTCAAAGAAATTTACGAAGATGCCGTTAAAAAGGCTGCTGAGCTTGGGTATGAGAGCATGCCTAGCTTTGAGGAATTTTGGGAGAAGGGATACTTTAGATTTGACAAGATCGATGAGAAAAAACGCTACTTTACAAACTATAAGAAATTCCGCGACGATCCAGTGGCAAATCCGCTAAAAACGCCATCTGGCAAGATAGAAATTTACTCTGAGACGGTCGCTGGCTTTGGCTACGACGACTGCCCACCGCATGCAGCTTGGCTTGAGCCGTTTGAGTGGCTGGGTGCAAAAAATAAAAAATATCCTATCGCAATTAGCGGCGCGCACTCTAAATTTAGGCTTCACTCACAGCTAAACAACTCTGTGCTTCGCAACTTTAACGAGATCGCAGAGCGTGAGCCAGTACTTATAAATCCAAAAACAGCCGAGGCTAGAGGAATAAAGATGGGCGACGTGGTACGTGTGTTTAACGACAGGGGCGAAATTTTGTGCGGTGCCTTTGTGACCGAGGATGTACCACAAAATGTCGTAATAGTAAGCGAAGGTGCTTGGTACGACCCTGAAAAACCGGGCGAAAAGAGCCTTTGCTTGCACGGAAATTTAAATGTGCTCACAAAAGACGTGCCATCAAGCAAGATGAGCCAGAGCAACACCGCTCACACAAGCCTTGTGAATGTCGAGAAATTTAAAGGCGTGCCAAAGCGTGTAACTGCATTTGACGCACCAAAGATCGGCGTAATGCACACATAA
- a CDS encoding M99 family carboxypeptidase catalytic domain-containing protein has product MRKFLLFLLTFATASLANTLDYVLIKKGEPSENTMLLIGGIQGDEPGGFLAASIVATDYNITKGSLWVVPNLNFPSIIERSRGTKGDMNRKFAHVDKNDPDYNSVMKIKDVITDKNVTLILNLHDGSGYYRDKFINKDENPDKWGNTCIIDQSTLPGSKYPELENIASSVKDVLNKHLIDQKHQYHIKNTHTAMGDKEMLKSLTYYAITQNKSAFANEASKNLNAEQRTYYHLIAIEEYMKKAGISFTRPFNLDVKSVKKAIEKEIRLELENSYAISLKNLKPLINFVPLKKGELNYSSPNPLIAVIKENGSFKVQYGNRFVTRLKPQYFEFAKPLDEISLISDGSELTLKSGDKFSVKKSFKIKSLKNVRVNVIGYGTKSIDESEQEVTKNSLNKSYSIDKDSKIYRVEFYKNEDGKEKFAGMILAEFK; this is encoded by the coding sequence ATGCGTAAATTTTTACTTTTTTTACTAACCTTTGCCACTGCTAGTTTAGCTAATACTTTAGACTATGTGCTCATCAAAAAAGGTGAACCAAGCGAAAACACGATGTTGTTAATCGGCGGTATTCAAGGCGATGAGCCGGGTGGCTTTTTGGCAGCCTCTATCGTGGCTACCGACTATAACATCACAAAAGGCTCGCTTTGGGTTGTGCCAAATTTAAATTTCCCAAGCATAATCGAGCGAAGTCGTGGCACAAAAGGCGATATGAATAGAAAATTTGCCCATGTCGATAAAAACGATCCAGACTATAACTCAGTGATGAAGATAAAAGACGTCATCACTGATAAAAACGTTACGCTCATATTAAATTTGCACGATGGAAGCGGATATTACAGAGATAAATTTATAAACAAAGACGAAAATCCAGATAAATGGGGCAATACTTGCATCATTGATCAAAGCACCCTTCCTGGTTCAAAATACCCAGAGCTTGAAAACATTGCTTCAAGCGTAAAAGACGTGCTAAACAAGCATCTAATAGATCAAAAACACCAGTATCACATCAAAAACACACACACCGCAATGGGCGATAAAGAGATGCTAAAAAGCTTAACTTACTATGCCATCACGCAAAATAAATCAGCCTTTGCAAACGAAGCTAGTAAAAATTTAAACGCTGAGCAAAGGACTTATTACCATCTAATCGCTATTGAAGAATATATGAAAAAGGCTGGCATTAGCTTTACTAGGCCGTTTAATCTTGATGTTAAAAGCGTAAAAAAGGCGATCGAAAAAGAGATCAGACTCGAGCTTGAAAATTCATACGCGATAAGTCTTAAAAATCTAAAACCTTTAATAAATTTTGTCCCACTTAAAAAAGGTGAGTTAAACTATAGCTCACCAAATCCGCTAATAGCCGTCATAAAAGAAAATGGTAGCTTCAAAGTGCAGTACGGCAACCGCTTTGTTACTAGGCTAAAGCCACAATATTTTGAGTTTGCAAAACCACTTGATGAAATTTCACTAATAAGTGACGGTAGCGAGCTTACATTAAAAAGTGGCGATAAATTTAGCGTGAAAAAGAGCTTTAAAATAAAATCACTCAAAAACGTGCGCGTAAATGTCATAGGATATGGCACAAAAAGTATAGATGAGAGCGAGCAAGAAGTGACTAAAAATAGCCTAAATAAAAGCTACAGCATCGATAAAGACAGCAAAATTTACCGAGTCGAGTTTTATAAAAACGAAGATGGCAAAGAGAAATTTGCTGGCATGATCTTAGCGGAGTTTAAATGA
- the dxr gene encoding 1-deoxy-D-xylulose-5-phosphate reductoisomerase, with amino-acid sequence MVALVVILGSTGSIGKNALNLCEKFGVEVEALSCAKNVDLLNEQILKFKPKFVCVGDEKLAKNVKNIEAKNIFFGEAGLLQMLEISSSKKVINALVGFAGLAPSLKTQTLGKRLALANKESLVVGGKFLKTREILPIDSEHFGLKFLLENKTAPKRLIITASGGAFYKKPIKFLKDATPSDALKHPNWDMGAKITIDSATMTNKLFEVMEAYWLYGIKEIEAVIEPTSAIHAVVGFIDGSSTMHLSRPDMKLAIAHAMFENVNENIVSHANLLDLKNIKFRKISLKKYPIFSLKDEVLANPDLGVVINAANEIGVFSFLEKKCSFLDISRLVLSSVKNFRNIKISNIDEIFEADKEVRNYAKRMLNAKV; translated from the coding sequence TTGGTCGCTCTCGTGGTAATACTTGGCTCAACTGGCTCAATCGGCAAAAACGCCCTTAACCTTTGCGAAAAATTTGGCGTAGAGGTTGAGGCATTAAGCTGCGCTAAAAATGTAGATTTACTAAATGAGCAAATTTTAAAATTTAAGCCAAAATTTGTCTGTGTAGGCGATGAAAAGCTAGCTAAAAATGTAAAAAACATAGAAGCTAAAAATATCTTTTTTGGTGAGGCTGGACTGCTGCAAATGCTAGAAATTTCAAGCTCAAAAAAGGTAATAAACGCCCTTGTTGGCTTTGCTGGCCTTGCTCCTAGTTTAAAGACGCAAACTCTTGGCAAAAGGCTTGCACTTGCAAACAAAGAGAGCCTTGTTGTTGGCGGCAAATTTCTAAAAACTAGAGAAATTTTACCAATAGACAGCGAGCATTTTGGGCTTAAATTTCTACTTGAAAATAAAACTGCACCAAAAAGACTCATCATCACAGCAAGTGGCGGCGCATTTTATAAAAAGCCGATCAAATTTCTAAAAGACGCCACGCCAAGTGATGCTTTGAAGCATCCAAACTGGGATATGGGCGCAAAGATTACGATTGATAGTGCGACGATGACAAATAAGCTTTTTGAGGTGATGGAAGCTTACTGGCTTTATGGCATCAAGGAGATCGAGGCTGTGATAGAGCCAACTTCTGCGATACATGCCGTAGTTGGATTTATAGATGGCTCAAGCACGATGCACCTCTCGCGACCTGACATGAAGCTAGCTATTGCTCATGCTATGTTTGAAAATGTCAATGAAAATATCGTTTCACATGCAAATTTACTTGATCTAAAAAATATAAAATTTCGTAAAATCAGCCTTAAAAAATATCCCATTTTTTCGCTAAAAGATGAGGTCCTAGCAAACCCTGATCTAGGTGTGGTGATAAATGCTGCAAATGAGATTGGGGTATTTAGCTTTTTAGAGAAAAAATGCTCGTTTTTGGATATCTCAAGGCTCGTTTTAAGCTCTGTTAAAAATTTTAGAAATATTAAAATTTCAAATATTGATGAAATTTTTGAAGCTGATAAAGAAGTTAGAAATTACGCAAAAAGGATGTTAAATGCAAAGGTATGA
- the tsaD gene encoding tRNA (adenosine(37)-N6)-threonylcarbamoyltransferase complex transferase subunit TsaD, whose translation MILGIESSCDDSSVALIDERTLEKIYYKKISQEEEHAIFGGVVPELAARLHTKALPALLEDILPNFKEIKAIAVTNEPGLSVSLIGGVSMAKALSVALNIPLIAVNHLVGHIYSLFLDREATFPLGVLLVSGGHTMILEIDENGEITELASTSDDSFGESFDKVAKMLDLGYPGGAVVQQNALLCKDKERFHFTIPLLHDKRLEYSFSGLKNQVRVEISKLENITQKDIAEICYAFENTACEHILNKLEKVFCLRNFKRFGVVGGASANLNLRKRLETLCQKNECELLLAPLEFCSDNALMIARAGREKYLKGEFVSHSELNINPRVSFKNLELN comes from the coding sequence ATGATACTTGGCATCGAAAGTAGCTGCGATGATAGCTCGGTCGCACTAATAGATGAACGCACTTTAGAGAAAATTTATTATAAAAAAATTTCTCAAGAGGAGGAGCACGCTATCTTTGGTGGCGTGGTTCCTGAGCTTGCAGCTAGGCTTCATACAAAGGCACTGCCAGCACTTTTAGAGGATATCTTGCCAAATTTTAAAGAAATAAAAGCGATTGCCGTGACAAACGAGCCAGGGTTAAGCGTGAGCCTAATAGGCGGCGTCAGCATGGCAAAAGCATTAAGCGTGGCTCTTAATATCCCGCTAATTGCCGTAAATCACCTAGTTGGGCACATCTACTCACTATTTTTAGATCGCGAAGCTACCTTTCCACTTGGCGTACTGCTAGTAAGTGGCGGGCATACGATGATCTTAGAGATTGACGAAAATGGTGAAATCACTGAGCTAGCAAGCACTAGCGATGATAGCTTTGGTGAGAGCTTTGACAAGGTTGCTAAAATGCTTGATCTTGGCTATCCAGGCGGTGCCGTAGTTCAGCAAAATGCCCTACTTTGCAAAGACAAAGAGAGGTTTCATTTTACCATTCCACTTCTTCACGATAAACGCCTTGAATATAGTTTTTCAGGGCTTAAAAACCAAGTCAGAGTCGAAATTTCAAAGCTAGAAAATATCACACAAAAGGATATCGCTGAAATCTGCTACGCATTTGAAAATACAGCCTGTGAACACATTTTAAATAAGCTTGAAAAGGTCTTTTGTTTAAGAAATTTTAAGCGTTTTGGTGTAGTTGGCGGCGCAAGCGCAAATCTAAATTTACGAAAAAGACTTGAAACGCTTTGCCAAAAAAATGAGTGCGAGCTTTTGCTAGCTCCACTTGAGTTTTGCTCTGATAACGCCTTAATGATAGCAAGAGCGGGACGTGAGAAGTACCTAAAAGGCGAGTTTGTAAGCCATAGCGAGCTAAATATAAATCCAAGAGTTAGCTTTAAAAATCTTGAGTTAAATTAA
- a CDS encoding uracil-xanthine permease family protein, with amino-acid sequence MQRYEGYKFDPKQSLIGVQFLFVAFGALVLVPILTGLDANVALFTAGLGTLLFQLVTRKNVPPIFLASSFAFIAPLQYGIEKWGIAVTMGGVIFAGFFYVALSLVVRFGGEKILHKILPPVVVGPVIMTIGLILAPNAVKMATSATEIYTQNEAMIVAGISLVATILVMMLGRGMFRLIPILLGIITGYIVAYCFGMVDFTPIFNAPWFRMPNFTTPKFEFEAIIYMIPIAIAPAIEHIGDMLAISNVTKEDFLKNPGLKNTLLGDGLATSLAAFFGGPPNTTYSEVTGAVSLTKAYNPAIMTFAAITAIVLAFVGKLGAVLSTIPAPVIGGIMLLLFGIIASVGMETLIKNKVDLADPRNMIIVALIFIFAIGGMVLDLGAVKFSGIGLGAVTGIVLNLLLPKTKHYEGY; translated from the coding sequence ATGCAAAGGTATGAGGGTTATAAATTTGATCCCAAACAAAGCTTAATCGGCGTTCAGTTTTTATTTGTCGCCTTTGGTGCACTGGTATTAGTGCCGATACTTACGGGACTAGATGCAAATGTAGCTCTCTTTACAGCCGGTCTTGGCACGCTACTTTTTCAGCTAGTCACTAGAAAAAATGTTCCGCCTATTTTTTTAGCAAGCTCCTTTGCTTTTATCGCGCCACTTCAGTACGGTATCGAAAAATGGGGCATAGCCGTGACGATGGGAGGCGTTATATTTGCTGGATTTTTCTACGTTGCCTTAAGCCTCGTGGTCCGCTTTGGCGGAGAGAAAATTTTGCATAAAATTTTGCCTCCAGTTGTCGTTGGGCCGGTCATCATGACAATAGGCCTTATCCTTGCCCCAAATGCTGTCAAAATGGCAACATCAGCCACTGAAATTTATACCCAAAATGAGGCGATGATCGTCGCTGGCATTTCGTTAGTGGCTACTATTTTAGTGATGATGCTTGGACGTGGCATGTTTAGGCTTATACCTATTTTGCTTGGTATTATCACCGGATACATCGTAGCTTACTGCTTTGGCATGGTTGATTTTACCCCTATCTTTAATGCACCTTGGTTTAGAATGCCAAATTTCACTACACCAAAATTTGAGTTTGAAGCGATCATTTATATGATACCTATCGCCATAGCTCCAGCGATCGAGCACATAGGCGATATGCTTGCTATCTCAAATGTCACAAAAGAGGATTTTCTAAAAAATCCAGGCCTTAAAAATACGCTCCTTGGAGATGGACTTGCTACTTCGCTTGCTGCTTTTTTTGGTGGCCCGCCAAACACTACATACTCAGAGGTCACAGGTGCGGTTAGCCTTACAAAAGCTTATAATCCAGCGATTATGACCTTTGCAGCGATCACTGCCATCGTGCTAGCCTTTGTTGGCAAGCTAGGAGCTGTACTCTCAACTATCCCAGCCCCAGTCATCGGCGGTATCATGCTGCTACTTTTTGGCATCATCGCAAGCGTTGGTATGGAGACGCTTATAAAAAATAAAGTCGATCTTGCAGACCCTAGAAACATGATAATCGTAGCCCTCATCTTCATCTTTGCCATCGGCGGCATGGTGCTTGACCTTGGTGCGGTGAAATTTTCAGGTATAGGGCTTGGCGCGGTTACTGGCATAGTTTTAAATTTGCTTTTACCAAAGACAAAGCATTACGAAGGATATTAA
- a CDS encoding dynamin family protein, with product MFNEFINAYKARYFKVFTNDFKGELARFVNDLNDPSLHISEQIKESLNLLIDTLNEPPLIAVIGQFSSGKSTFLNALLGQDILPSGLTPVTAKAVRLKFAKMPLLSVKFINGSESLLASSDLAELNKLGEQVSGMTLYAPSEILKEINFIDTPGLNSLRDADTKETKNTLKKVSGAIWLSLANNAAKASELESIKEILKVNDLKAICLINQKDKLSEEELESLLKHARQTYGELFEDIIAISSKQALLGITNNDKSLLEASNFNEALKAIKECFLDKSFKENFIKARAKKIVKLLTNEQEKHLEIYDNARFILDEFSGSLDERLEAIKEEFKPKIALRYSQMSEVIKLAADEVFKLLKPFSKTKFNASKTLLNKEIYKRENFEVISLDSDEVFSKLIYEDVVFNKFFKRYKKDLKELENAITSAFNELYKNLEDKFLIYKSRYENYASFDDQVLAYETKSINTYAGRTYENFLREYETAKFKAIQKVSLFFEKLDIKLASNYENALKLAVYFIKQKIEKTLESHLQMNTPLYIPSAKDVYERMLDAFSLYEFEALMCSNSSFLNKILLDIKSDFNEIYTLKIAMLDGLKARVKEQISKIEELCENSLLLR from the coding sequence ATGTTTAATGAGTTTATAAATGCCTACAAAGCGAGATATTTTAAGGTCTTTACAAATGATTTTAAGGGTGAGCTAGCTAGGTTTGTAAATGATCTAAACGATCCTAGCTTGCATATAAGCGAACAAATAAAAGAGAGCTTAAATTTACTAATAGACACTCTAAATGAACCGCCGCTAATAGCTGTTATCGGTCAATTTTCAAGTGGGAAATCAACGTTTTTAAACGCACTGCTTGGTCAAGATATCTTGCCATCAGGACTAACTCCAGTCACCGCAAAGGCTGTGAGACTAAAATTTGCAAAGATGCCACTTCTAAGCGTGAAATTTATAAACGGCAGCGAAAGCCTACTAGCAAGTAGCGATCTAGCCGAGCTAAATAAGCTAGGCGAGCAAGTTTCTGGCATGACGCTTTATGCGCCAAGTGAGATTTTAAAAGAGATAAATTTCATCGACACTCCTGGTTTAAACTCGCTAAGAGATGCTGACACAAAAGAGACAAAAAATACGCTAAAAAAGGTTAGTGGTGCGATATGGCTAAGCCTTGCAAACAACGCCGCAAAGGCAAGTGAGCTTGAAAGTATCAAAGAAATTTTAAAAGTCAATGATCTAAAAGCGATCTGCCTAATCAACCAAAAAGATAAGCTAAGCGAGGAGGAGCTTGAAAGTTTGCTAAAGCACGCTAGGCAAACTTATGGCGAGCTTTTTGAGGATATCATCGCTATCTCATCAAAGCAAGCACTCCTTGGCATCACAAATAATGACAAAAGCCTACTTGAAGCTTCAAATTTTAACGAAGCTCTAAAGGCTATTAAAGAGTGCTTTTTAGACAAGAGCTTTAAAGAAAATTTCATAAAAGCAAGGGCAAAAAAGATCGTAAAACTCCTAACTAACGAGCAAGAAAAACATCTAGAAATTTATGACAATGCGCGGTTTATTTTAGATGAATTTAGTGGCTCATTAGATGAGAGGCTAGAGGCGATAAAAGAGGAGTTTAAACCAAAGATCGCTTTAAGATATAGTCAAATGAGCGAAGTTATAAAACTTGCCGCCGATGAAGTATTTAAGCTACTTAAGCCTTTTTCAAAGACAAAATTTAACGCTTCAAAGACGCTTTTAAACAAAGAAATTTACAAGCGTGAAAATTTTGAGGTAATAAGTCTTGATAGCGACGAAGTCTTTTCAAAACTTATCTACGAAGATGTGGTTTTTAATAAATTTTTTAAACGCTACAAAAAAGATCTAAAAGAGCTAGAAAATGCAATAACCTCAGCGTTTAATGAGCTTTATAAAAATTTAGAGGATAAATTTTTAATATACAAATCTCGCTATGAAAATTACGCTAGCTTTGATGATCAAGTCTTGGCTTACGAAACAAAATCCATAAATACCTATGCCGGACGGACATATGAAAATTTTTTAAGAGAGTATGAAACGGCTAAATTTAAGGCCATACAAAAGGTCTCTTTGTTTTTTGAAAAGCTTGATATAAAGCTAGCCTCAAACTATGAAAACGCACTCAAACTTGCGGTTTATTTTATAAAACAAAAGATAGAAAAGACGCTAGAGTCGCATCTGCAGATGAATACACCACTTTATATTCCAAGTGCAAAAGACGTCTATGAGCGTATGCTTGATGCGTTTAGCCTTTATGAGTTTGAAGCTTTAATGTGCTCAAATAGCTCGTTTTTAAATAAAATTTTGCTTGATATAAAGAGTGATTTTAATGAAATTTATACTTTAAAAATAGCAATGCTTGATGGCTTAAAAGCAAGAGTTAAAGAGCAAATTTCAAAGATCGAAGAGCTTTGTGAAAATTCATTGCTATTAAGATAA